A genome region from Syntrophaceae bacterium includes the following:
- the nuoI gene encoding NADH-quinone oxidoreductase subunit NuoI, whose amino-acid sequence MSKALLKGLALTLQTFFRKPVTVQYPDEKRPVPGRFRGRPALVAREDGTPRCVACGLCEKICPSLCIAVTAETGPEGIRALARYRLDLNRCSFCGLCVEACPVEAIIMSADYELAAAGRESLVWDKGRLLAGPGRAGEGRS is encoded by the coding sequence ATGAGCAAGGCCCTGCTGAAGGGGTTGGCCCTGACCCTGCAGACGTTTTTCCGAAAGCCCGTCACGGTGCAGTACCCCGACGAGAAGCGGCCCGTTCCGGGTCGCTTCCGGGGGCGGCCGGCACTCGTCGCCCGCGAGGACGGCACGCCCCGCTGCGTGGCCTGCGGCCTCTGCGAGAAGATCTGCCCGAGCCTCTGCATCGCCGTCACGGCCGAAACGGGCCCCGAGGGCATCCGGGCGCTTGCCCGCTACCGCCTCGATCTCAACCGATGCTCCTTCTGCGGGCTCTGCGTCGAGGCCTGCCCGGTGGAGGCCATCATCATGAGCGCCGACTACGAACTGGCCGCCGCCGGCCGCGAGTCCCTTGTCTGGGACAAGGGGCGCCTGCTGGCCGGCCCGGGCCGGGCCGGGGAGGGACGATCATGA
- a CDS encoding NADH-quinone oxidoreductase subunit J gives MIETVLFWVLAAASVASALGVVALRSPVGSVMALLAAMLATAGLYALMGAPVLALFQVIVYIGAVLVLFLFVVMLLDLKGTAARGRPSARAAAAGAAGIGLTAAAAWGAWKGFSQAAPVGGPRPAPGISEIAIDLFGRHLLVFELTSVLLLAAAVGAVFVSRTKKRRPS, from the coding sequence ATGATCGAGACAGTCCTCTTCTGGGTTCTGGCCGCCGCTTCCGTCGCCTCCGCCCTGGGGGTCGTCGCCCTGCGAAGCCCCGTTGGCAGCGTCATGGCGCTGCTTGCGGCCATGCTGGCCACGGCGGGTCTCTACGCCCTCATGGGGGCGCCCGTGCTGGCCCTCTTCCAGGTCATCGTCTATATCGGGGCCGTCCTCGTGCTCTTCCTGTTCGTCGTCATGCTCCTCGATCTCAAGGGGACCGCTGCCCGCGGGAGGCCCTCGGCCCGTGCCGCGGCGGCGGGCGCGGCCGGCATCGGACTCACGGCGGCGGCAGCCTGGGGGGCATGGAAGGGTTTTTCGCAGGCGGCCCCCGTGGGCGGTCCTCGTCCCGCGCCCGGCATTTCCGAGATCGCCATCGACCTCTTCGGCCGGCATCTGCTCGTCTTCGAGTTGACCTCCGTGCTGCTCCTGGCCGCGGCCGTCGGGGCCGTTTTCGTCAGCCGGACGAAAAAAAGGAGGCCCTCATGA
- the nuoK gene encoding NADH-quinone oxidoreductase subunit NuoK — translation MSLEHVVGLGIVLFAIGAAGFFVRSNALVLLLCVELMLNAVNLILAGFSRYLHGTEGQVFVFMIMTVAAAEAAVGLAILVALCRLLGTLDMSRINILKG, via the coding sequence ATGAGCCTGGAACACGTCGTCGGACTGGGGATCGTCCTCTTCGCCATCGGGGCGGCGGGGTTCTTCGTCCGCTCCAACGCCCTCGTGCTGCTTCTGTGCGTCGAGCTCATGCTCAACGCCGTGAACCTGATCCTCGCGGGGTTTTCCCGCTACCTCCACGGGACGGAGGGGCAGGTCTTCGTCTTCATGATCATGACGGTGGCCGCCGCGGAGGCCGCCGTGGGGCTTGCCATTCTCGTGGCCCTCTGCCGGCTCCTCGGGACCCTCGACATGAGCCGGATCAACATCCTGAAAGGGTAA
- the nuoL gene encoding NADH-quinone oxidoreductase subunit L — protein MLSESIWILPALPALGALANGLLGARWSEKGIAAVAIGSVGLALAAALALLAEMLAGPADRAFSVTLWRWLSDGALRIETGFVLDRLAMVMVMVILFVGFLIHLYSAGYMKGDTGYRRFFVCLNLFVFFMLVLVLADNLVVTFVGWEGVGLCSYLLIGFWHEKTSACDAGRKAFVVNRIGDYGFLLGTLLAAVTFGTVNYGDLARLLATGPAVSEGTVAAVALLLFMGAMGKSAQFPLHVWLPDAMEGPTPVSALIHAATMVNAGVYLMCRMAPLLERAPAVLPVIAAVGLVTALYASLSALGQRDIKRVLAYSTVSQIGYMFVALGCGLWAAGMFHLLTHGIFKGLLFLAAGAVIHALDGEQDLSRMGGLLKDLPAVSVTFIVGVMALAGIFPLSGFVSKDAILWGGFERYGLFFWLAAFGGALVTALYSAKLLSAFLGARRSGGRPHRPGPVITAPLAVLAVFALLAGIPGLPLFTADTFFSRFLGMPGAAPATAASHTLEVALTVLQTLAVLAALAGAIRLFTRARRPADPAVLASGFGIDLLNDRLFVRPLKACARLCAAVIDPRLIDGAVNGLGSLSMALGRLAAGLQTGELRHYAVSLMAGAFALLVLTVFFAGGL, from the coding sequence ATGCTGTCCGAATCGATCTGGATCCTGCCCGCCCTGCCTGCCCTGGGGGCCCTGGCCAACGGCCTTCTCGGCGCCCGGTGGAGCGAAAAAGGCATTGCCGCCGTCGCCATCGGCTCCGTAGGCCTCGCGCTGGCGGCGGCCCTCGCCCTGCTGGCGGAGATGCTTGCCGGCCCGGCCGACCGGGCGTTCTCGGTCACGCTGTGGAGGTGGCTCTCCGACGGGGCGCTCCGCATCGAGACGGGCTTCGTGCTCGACCGCCTCGCCATGGTCATGGTCATGGTCATCCTCTTCGTGGGGTTTCTCATCCACCTTTACTCGGCCGGTTACATGAAGGGCGATACCGGGTACCGCCGCTTCTTCGTCTGCCTCAACCTCTTCGTCTTCTTCATGCTCGTCCTCGTGCTGGCCGACAACCTGGTGGTCACCTTCGTCGGCTGGGAGGGCGTGGGGCTGTGCTCGTACCTCCTCATCGGGTTCTGGCACGAGAAGACCTCGGCCTGCGACGCCGGCCGCAAGGCCTTCGTCGTCAACCGCATCGGCGACTACGGGTTTCTCCTGGGGACCCTGCTGGCCGCCGTGACCTTCGGGACGGTCAACTACGGGGACCTCGCCCGCCTCCTGGCGACGGGCCCCGCCGTCTCCGAAGGCACCGTCGCCGCCGTCGCCCTGCTGCTCTTCATGGGGGCCATGGGCAAATCGGCCCAGTTCCCTCTCCACGTCTGGCTGCCCGACGCCATGGAGGGCCCCACGCCGGTCTCGGCCCTGATCCACGCGGCCACCATGGTCAACGCCGGCGTCTACCTCATGTGCCGAATGGCGCCATTGCTCGAGAGGGCCCCCGCCGTGCTGCCCGTCATCGCCGCCGTGGGGCTCGTCACGGCACTCTACGCGTCGCTCTCCGCCCTGGGCCAGCGCGACATCAAGCGGGTGCTCGCCTACTCGACGGTGAGCCAGATCGGCTACATGTTCGTGGCCCTCGGATGCGGTCTCTGGGCCGCGGGCATGTTCCACCTCCTGACCCACGGCATCTTCAAGGGACTGCTCTTTCTCGCAGCCGGGGCCGTGATCCACGCCCTCGACGGCGAGCAGGACCTCTCGCGGATGGGGGGCCTCCTGAAGGACCTGCCGGCCGTCTCCGTCACGTTCATCGTGGGGGTCATGGCCCTGGCGGGGATCTTCCCCCTGTCGGGGTTCGTGAGCAAGGACGCCATCCTCTGGGGCGGCTTCGAACGCTACGGGCTCTTTTTCTGGCTGGCCGCCTTCGGCGGCGCCCTTGTGACGGCCCTCTACTCGGCAAAGCTCCTCTCGGCCTTTCTCGGCGCGCGGCGCTCCGGGGGCCGTCCCCACCGGCCGGGGCCTGTCATCACGGCCCCCCTGGCCGTACTGGCCGTCTTCGCGCTGCTCGCGGGGATCCCGGGGCTTCCGCTCTTCACGGCGGACACGTTCTTCTCCCGGTTCCTGGGCATGCCCGGCGCGGCGCCCGCAACGGCCGCGTCGCACACCCTCGAGGTGGCCCTCACGGTCCTGCAGACCCTGGCCGTCCTCGCGGCACTGGCCGGCGCGATCCGGCTCTTCACGAGGGCGCGCCGGCCTGCGGACCCGGCCGTCCTGGCGAGCGGCTTCGGCATCGACCTCCTCAACGACCGGCTCTTCGTCCGGCCCCTGAAGGCCTGCGCCCGCCTCTGCGCAGCCGTCATCGACCCGCGCCTCATCGACGGTGCCGTCAACGGCCTGGGCTCCCTCTCGATGGCCCTGGGCCGCCTTGCGGCCGGGCTGCAGACGGGGGAGCTTCGGCATTACGCCGTATCGCTGATGGCCGGGGCCTTTGCCCTGCTCGTCCTCACCGTCTTTTTCGCCGGAGGTCTCTGA